The proteins below are encoded in one region of Candidatus Methanoperedens sp.:
- the mfnA gene encoding tyrosine decarboxylase MfnA produces the protein MNQKGLTEKEVLALLSNALQKDTSYDKVLSAMCTRPHPIAIKAHMQFIGSNMGDFGLFSGTRELEQNVIKMMGSLLGDEFACGYITTGGTESNIQALRTARNLSKKKHPNVVVPASAHFSFDKIADLLGIELRKASLDHEFKVDMDSVEALMDDNTVALVGIAGSTEFGQIDPIDKLAQVALANNLFLHVDAAFGGFVIPFLDKKYDFDFSVKGVASITADPHKMGLSTIPSGGLLFKEESCLLPLEIDTPYLTIRAQHSLTGTRSGAAVAAAYAVMMHLGREGYRKIVGRCIKMTDMLVAGTREFGIEPLIEPVMNVVALDVPNIEEVRKKLRKKGWMTSITRNPRAMRLIIMPHLSEEAVLLFISDLERCLGE, from the coding sequence ATGAATCAAAAAGGGCTCACGGAGAAAGAAGTGCTGGCATTGCTTTCCAATGCACTGCAAAAAGACACTTCATATGATAAAGTGCTCTCCGCAATGTGTACAAGACCACATCCGATTGCGATAAAGGCTCACATGCAGTTCATCGGATCGAACATGGGCGACTTTGGTCTGTTCTCAGGAACAAGAGAACTTGAACAAAATGTAATAAAGATGATGGGAAGTTTGCTTGGAGATGAGTTTGCCTGCGGTTATATAACAACAGGAGGTACAGAATCCAATATACAGGCGCTCAGGACGGCGAGGAACCTGAGTAAAAAAAAGCATCCCAATGTGGTTGTCCCTGCTTCAGCCCATTTCTCGTTCGATAAGATTGCAGATCTTCTTGGAATAGAACTCAGGAAAGCCTCGTTGGATCACGAATTTAAAGTTGATATGGACTCGGTAGAGGCTCTCATGGACGACAATACCGTAGCGCTTGTGGGGATTGCAGGCTCGACGGAGTTCGGGCAGATCGACCCGATAGATAAGCTTGCGCAAGTCGCTCTGGCAAATAATCTGTTTCTACATGTGGATGCAGCATTCGGAGGGTTTGTCATCCCTTTCCTTGATAAAAAATATGATTTTGACTTTTCTGTTAAAGGGGTGGCATCGATAACAGCAGACCCTCATAAGATGGGTTTGTCCACAATTCCTTCAGGAGGGTTGCTTTTCAAAGAAGAATCCTGCCTTCTGCCTCTTGAGATCGATACGCCTTATCTCACAATAAGAGCGCAGCATTCTTTAACAGGAACGCGAAGCGGTGCTGCAGTGGCGGCAGCTTATGCAGTGATGATGCATCTCGGCCGGGAAGGATACAGGAAAATCGTTGGCAGGTGCATTAAGATGACAGACATGCTTGTCGCGGGAACGCGGGAGTTCGGGATAGAGCCTTTAATTGAACCTGTTATGAACGTCGTTGCCCTGGATGTTCCCAATATTGAGGAGGTGAGGAAAAAATTGCGCAAAAAAGGATGGATGACCTCGATAACGCGTAATCCGAGAGCCATGAGGCTGATAATAATGCCTCATCTTAGCGAGGAGGCAGTTTTGCTTTTCATTTCTGATCTGGAAAGATGCCTCGGGGAATAA
- a CDS encoding IPT/TIG domain-containing protein produces the protein MAKDNEIGNYYWILSLFAGLFLGAFLILIAVLTSSLPLPMALLIIIALAMMIPESYDIYLAYLNKDKDGNPTGIEGLGRVLMTFGLILVVGAAAFYITTISATSLGTLPTNFGSLGPQLISLNTTSNTTSQVEMDKIIDIVSKNNQAIIDTNKVFVDTIKTILTALVGGITTIIGFYFGTKAAECKASEKKEQPAKPVLNAVTPSEGKAGETVTLSGTNLGSSQNGSVVTFGKKNILESKEWSATSIKVEVPQGLAPGAIKVAVIVNGVTSNEVPFTVK, from the coding sequence ATGGCTAAGGATAATGAAATTGGAAATTACTACTGGATATTGTCTTTATTTGCTGGATTGTTTCTTGGAGCTTTTTTAATTTTAATAGCTGTGCTTACCTCTTCATTACCATTACCAATGGCACTTCTTATAATAATTGCTCTGGCTATGATGATACCAGAGTCTTATGATATATACCTCGCCTATCTGAATAAAGATAAGGATGGGAATCCTACAGGCATAGAGGGCCTTGGTAGGGTCTTAATGACATTCGGTCTTATACTTGTAGTTGGTGCTGCAGCGTTCTATATTACCACAATCTCGGCAACGAGTCTTGGAACATTGCCTACTAACTTTGGTTCGTTGGGCCCTCAGTTAATTTCATTAAATACTACTTCAAATACCACTTCACAGGTAGAAATGGATAAGATAATCGATATAGTCAGCAAAAATAATCAGGCTATAATCGATACAAACAAAGTTTTTGTTGACACTATCAAAACTATATTGACTGCATTAGTGGGGGGTATTACAACGATTATAGGATTCTATTTTGGAACTAAAGCAGCTGAGTGTAAAGCAAGTGAAAAGAAGGAACAACCTGCTAAGCCTGTTCTAAATGCTGTCACACCATCGGAAGGAAAAGCCGGTGAAACTGTGACACTGAGTGGTACTAATCTGGGTTCTTCACAGAATGGAAGTGTTGTTACGTTTGGGAAGAAAAATATATTGGAGAGTAAAGAATGGAGTGCAACCAGCATAAAGGTCGAAGTACCTCAAGGCTTAGCTCCAGGAGCAATTAAAGTAGCAGTGATAGTTAATGGAGTTACTTCGAATGAAGTACCGTTCACTGTCAAATGA
- a CDS encoding prephenate dehydrogenase, producing the protein MKILIIGGTGETGRWFAKFYKKHGFDVVIWGINRRKDIAVQLGVQFADDLDNEIRTSDIVMISVPINNTENTIKEIAPKMSARSLLMDITSIKTAPMGSMLKYAPLDVEILGTHPMFGPSIPDIRGQTVIFTPVEGRCSKWFPIIRNLYEGNGAHIEIMDAVQHDKMMAVVQGLTHFAYISIGSVFRELEFDVANSRRFMSPMYDIMLDLVGRILAQNPYLYAMIQMNPEVAKVHKAYIAQCNLMAESVRNKDVEGFVGIMKKAAAHFGDTESALRRSEKLIGTKIAEHEELVNSIGRERALRHIYSGVVHLGIVKKVTPRTVFLERSGKTTELLIENVRLLNEKELFSWKAANLKNVTRDISVFTPKGSDPEIIKNVVSAAHGVVSVEIIDVYDKQNIQSVTYRLTIFKDDDVASVQKGVETLLRGIGCTIR; encoded by the coding sequence ATGAAAATATTAATCATCGGCGGGACAGGAGAGACAGGCAGGTGGTTTGCAAAATTTTATAAAAAGCATGGTTTTGACGTGGTGATCTGGGGTATCAACAGAAGGAAAGATATTGCTGTGCAACTGGGAGTTCAATTTGCAGATGACCTCGATAATGAGATAAGGACAAGCGATATCGTCATGATTTCTGTGCCGATAAATAACACAGAAAACACCATCAAGGAAATTGCTCCTAAAATGTCTGCCAGGAGTTTGCTAATGGATATCACATCCATTAAAACAGCACCCATGGGCTCAATGCTTAAGTATGCGCCTCTGGATGTTGAGATTCTGGGGACGCATCCCATGTTCGGACCTTCCATACCTGACATAAGGGGACAGACAGTCATTTTCACTCCTGTTGAGGGGAGATGCTCAAAATGGTTTCCCATAATCAGAAACCTGTACGAGGGGAACGGTGCGCATATCGAGATAATGGATGCAGTACAGCACGATAAAATGATGGCTGTTGTGCAGGGTTTGACGCATTTCGCCTATATCTCCATAGGTTCGGTTTTCAGGGAACTTGAGTTCGATGTCGCAAACTCAAGAAGATTCATGAGCCCAATGTACGATATTATGCTTGACCTCGTTGGAAGGATACTGGCGCAGAATCCCTATCTATACGCTATGATACAGATGAACCCGGAAGTGGCGAAGGTGCATAAGGCATACATCGCCCAGTGCAACCTGATGGCTGAGAGCGTCAGAAACAAGGATGTAGAGGGCTTTGTCGGCATTATGAAAAAAGCAGCAGCGCATTTCGGGGATACCGAGTCGGCGCTTAGGCGCTCAGAAAAACTTATCGGCACTAAAATAGCAGAACATGAAGAGCTTGTGAACTCGATAGGTAGAGAGCGGGCTCTCAGGCATATTTATTCAGGGGTGGTGCACCTCGGGATTGTGAAGAAAGTAACACCCAGGACTGTTTTTCTTGAGCGAAGCGGGAAGACCACAGAACTTTTGATAGAGAATGTCAGGCTTTTAAATGAAAAGGAACTGTTCTCATGGAAAGCTGCAAATTTAAAAAATGTTACACGAGATATCTCAGTTTTCACACCAAAAGGTTCTGACCCTGAGATTATAAAAAATGTGGTGAGCGCCGCGCATGGCGTGGTTTCTGTTGAAATTATTGACGTTTACGACAAACAAAACATTCAAAGTGTTACATATAGGCTCACAATTTTTAAAGATGACGATGTCGCATCTGTACAGAAAGGTGTAGAAACCCTTCTTAGGGGAATTGGATGTACAATCAGGTAA
- a CDS encoding preprotein translocase subunit Sec61beta — protein MAKKKEGSGLMSSAGLMRYYDAEETATLIDPKTVVSIAVAAGIAILALNAYYGIWP, from the coding sequence ATGGCAAAAAAGAAAGAAGGCAGCGGTCTCATGTCCTCAGCGGGTTTGATGAGATACTACGATGCTGAGGAGACTGCCACATTAATAGATCCAAAAACCGTAGTTTCCATTGCAGTAGCAGCAGGGATTGCTATTCTGGCTTTGAATGCATATTACGGCATCTGGCCTTAA
- the aroE gene encoding shikimate dehydrogenase has translation MKLFGVLGDPVSHSLSPVMHNAAFKALGMDCEYHAFRVSKDALHDAIHGAYALGFGGLNLTIPLKEKALDMVRPTELAKHIGAVNTIDFKKGIVGYNTDGTGAKMALESHGIGIKGKKVLLLGAGGAARAIAFQLASDGAGVTIANRTKERAIALAEDVSRIGKARGAGLDELKNLVQNCDILINSTAVGMSPKTSETMVTSDMMHSKLVVFDIVYNPVDTMLLCEAKKAGAKTIDGVMMLVFQGAEAFKIWTGKTPPLDVMEKAVRERLI, from the coding sequence ATGAAGCTATTCGGCGTTCTCGGAGACCCGGTATCGCACAGTCTCTCCCCGGTTATGCACAATGCAGCCTTCAAGGCTCTCGGGATGGATTGTGAATATCATGCATTCAGGGTGAGTAAAGATGCCCTGCATGATGCGATACACGGTGCATACGCCCTAGGATTCGGGGGGCTAAACCTCACCATACCATTGAAGGAGAAGGCCCTGGACATGGTCAGGCCCACAGAACTTGCAAAACATATAGGAGCAGTGAACACGATAGATTTTAAAAAGGGAATCGTGGGATATAACACAGACGGAACAGGGGCTAAAATGGCATTGGAGAGCCATGGGATTGGAATCAAAGGGAAGAAGGTGCTGCTGCTGGGTGCAGGAGGTGCTGCAAGGGCGATTGCCTTCCAGCTTGCCTCGGACGGCGCAGGTGTGACCATTGCAAACAGGACAAAAGAGCGTGCAATTGCCCTTGCAGAGGATGTAAGCAGAATCGGAAAAGCAAGAGGTGCAGGTCTTGATGAGCTTAAAAATCTTGTCCAGAATTGCGATATTCTCATAAATTCGACTGCTGTTGGCATGTCTCCAAAAACATCTGAAACCATGGTAACATCGGATATGATGCACAGCAAACTTGTGGTATTCGATATAGTATATAACCCGGTCGATACCATGCTGCTTTGCGAAGCTAAAAAAGCAGGTGCAAAAACAATTGACGGCGTGATGATGCTTGTATTTCAGGGCGCTGAGGCATTCAAAATCTGGACAGGTAAGACCCCGCCTCTGGATGTTATGGAAAAAGCTGTGAGGGAAAGACTTATATGA